In Acidovorax sp. 106, the following proteins share a genomic window:
- the ftsY gene encoding signal recognition particle-docking protein FtsY has translation MPPPAPATAAAPTPTPTPAPASAPVAAQPPTAAPETVAPVTAAPVAASPDAAPPAVPVAAYAPAAPVQAAPPASPAPALKAQPPVTQAAHATQTAPVATPFAPAAKAPQAPVVHSPPAAAPAVASAPAAPAPAPVAAERKGWLDRLKAGLRKTGSSIATVFTGTQIDDALYEELEEALLMADTGVKATQHLLDDLKRRVKETKTTDPAAVKGLLADALAELLRPLEKALVIGEHTPTVIMVAGVNGAGKTTSIGKLTKHLANEGASVLLAAADTFRAAAREQLGVWADRNTVEIVSQEGGDPAAVSFDAVTAGKARGKDVVLVDTAGRLPTQLHLMEELKKIKRVVTKADGTAPHEVLLVIDGNTGQNALAQVRSFDDALQLTGLIVTKLDGTAKGGVLAAIAQERPIPVYFIGVGEKLEDLETFNAREFAQALLS, from the coding sequence ATGCCCCCCCCCGCGCCAGCCACCGCAGCGGCGCCAACACCAACCCCCACGCCAGCGCCTGCCAGCGCCCCTGTAGCCGCACAGCCACCGACTGCGGCACCGGAGACTGTTGCACCAGTGACTGCTGCGCCGGTGGCCGCATCCCCTGATGCCGCCCCCCCCGCCGTGCCTGTGGCGGCCTATGCCCCGGCAGCGCCCGTGCAAGCCGCCCCGCCAGCATCCCCAGCCCCGGCGTTGAAGGCACAACCCCCCGTAACGCAAGCAGCGCACGCAACGCAGACAGCGCCCGTTGCAACGCCGTTTGCGCCAGCGGCAAAAGCACCGCAGGCACCCGTGGTGCACAGCCCACCCGCTGCTGCGCCAGCCGTGGCCTCCGCTCCCGCAGCCCCAGCGCCAGCCCCCGTAGCGGCAGAGCGCAAGGGCTGGCTCGATCGCCTCAAAGCGGGCCTGCGCAAAACGGGCTCCAGCATCGCCACCGTATTCACCGGCACGCAAATCGACGATGCCCTTTACGAAGAGCTGGAAGAGGCCCTGCTGATGGCCGACACCGGCGTCAAGGCCACCCAGCACCTGCTGGACGACCTCAAGCGCCGCGTGAAGGAGACCAAGACCACAGACCCCGCCGCCGTCAAAGGGCTGCTGGCCGATGCCCTGGCAGAGCTGCTGCGCCCCCTGGAAAAGGCCTTGGTGATTGGCGAGCACACCCCCACCGTCATCATGGTGGCGGGCGTCAATGGCGCGGGCAAAACCACCTCCATCGGTAAGCTGACCAAGCACCTGGCCAACGAAGGCGCCAGCGTGCTGCTGGCCGCCGCCGACACCTTCCGCGCTGCTGCGCGCGAACAACTGGGCGTGTGGGCCGACCGGAACACCGTGGAAATCGTGAGCCAGGAAGGCGGCGACCCCGCCGCCGTGAGCTTTGACGCCGTGACGGCAGGCAAGGCCCGGGGCAAAGACGTGGTGCTGGTGGACACCGCAGGCCGCCTGCCCACGCAGTTGCACCTGATGGAAGAGCTCAAAAAGATCAAACGCGTGGTCACCAAGGCCGACGGCACCGCCCCGCACGAGGTGCTGCTGGTGATTGACGGCAACACGGGCCAGAACGCGTTGGCGCAAGTGCGCTCGTTTGACGATGCGCTGCAACTGACCGGGCTGATCGTGACCAAACTGGACGGCACCGCCAAGGGCGGCGTGCTGGCCGCCATTGCGCAAGAGCGCCCCATCCCCGTGTATTTCATCGGCGTGGGCGAGAAGCTGGAAGACCTGGAGACCTTCAACGCGCGCGAGTTTGCGCAAGCGCTACTGTCCTAA
- a CDS encoding EAL domain-containing protein: MFLELVKGVALLLALCFLHGVNIRVWRQKPLIGQIVSGALFGGICVVGMLLPVVLMPGVIFDARSVVLCMAGLFGGPVVAVIAGAMTMGWRLWIGGAGMGVGLLVVVICVSLGLLYRHAHQRGKLGLEPRTLLIFGFLVHVAVVGAFQLLPPPVAQRINDTIALPFICIFTVATLLLGTLLKDVEERLNTERALSDSSARLRAITQAIPDVLLVLDRSGRYLEVLSNDKTALVAKANDLLGKNLSDVLPSDQAQQYLRLIHETLRTGHTQTLEYEINTLEGMRQFEGRTQPLGVPVQGEEAVVLLARDITDRKQAEAALRESELRFRSLLLNIPSISVQGYLADGTTSYWNKASETLYGYTAQEAMGSNLFELIIPPVMRDTVRTHVEQMFATGEVIPAGELQLQRRDGSLVDVFSSHAYIQVPGQPPEMFCIDIDISGRKAAEDEARYLAFYDALTELPNRRLLVDRLQQVLAGSTRSGMATAVLFVDLDNFKTLNDTRGHEVGDMLLTEVARRLQSHVRELDTVARLGGDEFVVVLQNLGTDPTEAADQARMLGETLRARLAQPYDLAGHEHHCSASIGITLLHGQRTTVDEILKQADMAMYRAKDAGRNTLRFFDPDMQQAVNRRATLEAELHNGLKQGQFLLLYQPQVDETGRIQGAEALVRWQHPEHGMVPPGEFIALAEDTGLIVPLGLWVMETALRQQAQWRNVPALAHLTLAINVSARQFHQDDFVTQVLNLLHTTGADPTHIKLELTESLLLKNVDSVITTMRALRAYGLGFSLDDFGTGYSSLSYLKRLPLDQIKIDQGFVRDALVDPNDAAIARSIIALAGSLGLSVIAEGVETEAHHQFLLYHGCKAFQGYFFGRPQTQAAFEGLVLSEHYGEYQ, translated from the coding sequence ATGTTCCTTGAACTGGTCAAAGGCGTTGCACTGCTTCTGGCGCTGTGCTTTTTGCATGGCGTCAACATCCGTGTCTGGCGACAAAAGCCCCTGATCGGGCAAATCGTTTCGGGCGCCCTGTTTGGCGGCATTTGCGTGGTGGGCATGCTGCTGCCCGTGGTGTTGATGCCCGGCGTGATCTTTGATGCACGCTCTGTCGTGCTGTGCATGGCGGGCCTGTTTGGCGGGCCGGTGGTTGCGGTGATTGCGGGCGCCATGACCATGGGCTGGCGCCTGTGGATTGGCGGTGCAGGCATGGGCGTTGGCCTGTTGGTGGTGGTGATTTGTGTATCGCTGGGCCTGCTGTACCGGCATGCGCACCAGCGCGGCAAGCTCGGGCTAGAGCCACGCACGCTGCTGATTTTTGGGTTTCTGGTGCATGTTGCGGTGGTGGGGGCCTTCCAGCTGCTTCCCCCACCCGTAGCGCAGCGCATCAACGACACCATCGCCCTGCCCTTCATCTGCATCTTCACGGTGGCCACCTTGTTGCTGGGCACGCTGCTGAAAGACGTGGAAGAGCGCCTCAACACCGAAAGAGCGCTGAGCGACAGCTCTGCCCGCTTGCGGGCCATCACCCAGGCGATCCCCGATGTGCTGCTGGTACTGGATCGCAGTGGTCGCTACCTGGAGGTTCTGTCCAACGACAAGACCGCACTGGTCGCCAAGGCCAACGACCTGTTGGGCAAAAATTTGAGCGACGTGCTCCCCTCGGACCAGGCTCAGCAGTATTTGCGCCTGATCCACGAAACCCTGCGCACGGGCCACACCCAAACGCTCGAGTACGAAATCAACACACTGGAAGGCATGCGCCAGTTTGAGGGGCGCACCCAGCCGCTGGGCGTGCCGGTGCAAGGCGAAGAGGCCGTAGTGCTGCTGGCACGCGACATCACCGACCGCAAGCAAGCAGAAGCCGCCCTGCGAGAGTCCGAGCTGCGGTTTCGCTCTCTGCTGCTCAACATCCCCTCTATCTCGGTGCAAGGCTATCTGGCCGATGGCACCACCAGCTACTGGAACAAGGCCTCGGAAACCCTGTACGGCTACACCGCACAAGAGGCCATGGGCAGCAACCTGTTTGAGCTCATCATCCCGCCCGTGATGCGCGACACCGTGCGCACCCATGTGGAGCAAATGTTTGCCACCGGAGAGGTGATCCCGGCGGGAGAGTTGCAACTGCAACGCAGAGACGGCAGCTTGGTCGACGTGTTCTCCAGCCATGCCTACATCCAGGTGCCCGGCCAGCCCCCCGAGATGTTCTGCATCGACATCGACATCTCTGGCCGCAAAGCCGCCGAAGACGAAGCCCGTTACCTGGCCTTTTACGACGCCCTGACGGAGCTGCCCAATCGGCGCCTGCTGGTGGACCGGCTGCAGCAAGTGTTGGCAGGCAGCACCCGCAGCGGCATGGCCACGGCCGTGCTGTTTGTAGACCTGGACAACTTTAAAACGCTGAACGACACCCGCGGGCATGAGGTGGGTGACATGCTGCTGACCGAGGTGGCACGCCGCCTGCAAAGCCATGTACGCGAGCTGGACACCGTGGCACGCCTGGGCGGCGATGAATTTGTGGTGGTGCTGCAAAACCTGGGCACGGACCCCACCGAGGCCGCCGACCAGGCCCGTATGCTGGGCGAAACGCTGCGAGCCCGCCTGGCACAGCCTTACGACCTGGCCGGGCATGAGCACCACTGCTCTGCCAGCATCGGCATCACGCTGCTGCACGGACAGCGCACCACGGTGGACGAAATCCTCAAACAGGCCGACATGGCGATGTACCGCGCCAAAGACGCGGGGCGTAACACGCTGCGCTTTTTTGACCCGGACATGCAGCAGGCCGTCAACCGCCGTGCCACGCTGGAAGCCGAGCTGCACAACGGCCTCAAACAAGGGCAGTTTTTGCTGCTGTACCAGCCCCAGGTCGATGAAACCGGCCGCATCCAGGGCGCCGAAGCCCTGGTGCGCTGGCAGCACCCCGAGCACGGTATGGTGCCGCCCGGTGAGTTCATTGCCCTGGCAGAAGACACAGGCCTCATCGTGCCCCTGGGCCTGTGGGTGATGGAAACCGCCCTGCGCCAGCAAGCCCAATGGCGCAACGTCCCGGCCCTTGCACACCTCACCCTGGCCATCAACGTCAGCGCGCGCCAGTTCCACCAGGACGACTTTGTGACCCAGGTGCTGAACCTGCTGCACACCACCGGCGCCGACCCCACCCACATCAAGCTGGAGCTGACCGAGAGCCTGCTGCTCAAAAACGTGGACAGCGTCATCACCACCATGCGCGCACTGCGGGCCTACGGCCTGGGTTTTTCGCTCGACGACTTCGGCACCGGCTATTCGTCGCTCAGCTACCTCAAGCGACTGCCGCTGGACCAAATCAAGATTGACCAGGGCTTTGTGCGCGACGCCCTGGTGGACCCCAACGATGCAGCCATCGCCCGCTCCATCATCGCGCTGGCG